A window of the Thermoleophilia bacterium SCSIO 60948 genome harbors these coding sequences:
- a CDS encoding RNA polymerase sigma factor, giving the protein MESAGAIGLTGRPASGAAVESLGRWRERRLLAKARGGSEAALEELFRAHWPRAYRSALMIVRDRQIAEDVAQEAFLAAIRSLDRFDLARPFGPWLNRIVANRAIDHARARAIRAEVPELPGLEPVAREPLPDAVHFSDELHDAVLGLDLEQRTCVVLRYVLDWSPGEISRFLGLPRGTVNSRLRRALDRLAEAIEAES; this is encoded by the coding sequence ATGGAGAGCGCGGGGGCGATCGGACTGACTGGACGGCCGGCATCCGGCGCCGCCGTCGAGTCGCTCGGTCGCTGGCGCGAACGACGACTGCTCGCGAAGGCTCGGGGTGGCTCGGAGGCCGCGCTCGAAGAGCTCTTCCGCGCCCACTGGCCACGCGCCTACCGCTCGGCGCTGATGATTGTTCGCGATCGACAGATCGCCGAGGACGTCGCGCAGGAGGCGTTCCTCGCCGCGATCCGTTCTCTCGATCGGTTCGACTTGGCGCGGCCGTTCGGACCGTGGCTGAACCGGATCGTCGCGAACCGAGCGATCGATCACGCGCGAGCCCGTGCGATCAGGGCTGAGGTTCCGGAGCTCCCTGGGCTCGAGCCGGTCGCGCGCGAGCCGCTGCCCGACGCGGTGCACTTCTCCGACGAACTCCACGATGCGGTCCTCGGCCTCGATCTGGAGCAGCGCACCTGCGTCGTTCTTCGCTACGTGCTCGACTGGAGTCCGGGCGAGATCTCACGGTTCCTAGGCCTGCCTCGCGGGACCGTGAACTCACGTCTGCGCCGAGCGCTGGATCGGCTGGCCGAGGCGATCGAGGCTGAATCATGA